The following coding sequences are from one Streptomyces sp. NBC_00654 window:
- a CDS encoding transcriptional regulator has translation MNTSTGEYVQLELLKEDDKPYDWSGGGRHVNASKKLGAGLWKKGSGYTKNDKLVYGYYLFNAPSGDEPLRLSFREIGNDLELRPNAVSKSVGNLNRGGFLLEAEKVGRVKFYKLNARAAYDGGSGRQRRATQHARHPVTTCPPEKKEKEAS, from the coding sequence TGAAGGAGGATGACAAGCCGTACGACTGGAGCGGTGGCGGTCGGCACGTGAACGCCAGCAAGAAGCTGGGCGCCGGGCTGTGGAAGAAGGGCAGCGGGTACACCAAGAACGACAAGCTGGTCTACGGCTACTACCTGTTCAACGCGCCGTCCGGGGATGAGCCGCTGCGCCTGAGCTTCCGCGAGATCGGCAACGACCTGGAGTTGCGTCCGAACGCGGTGAGCAAGTCCGTGGGTAACCTCAACAGGGGAGGCTTCCTCCTGGAGGCCGAGAAGGTGGGCCGGGTGAAGTTCTACAAGCTGAACGCCCGCGCCGCCTACGACGGCGGCTCGGGGCGGCAGCGCAGGGCCACGCAGCACGCACGGCATCCTGTGACCACGTGTCCGCCTGAGAAGAAGGAGAAGGAGGCGTCATGA